The proteins below are encoded in one region of uncultured Eubacteriales bacterium:
- a CDS encoding Response regulator with CheY-like receiver domain and winged-helix DNA-binding domain — translation MKRAKILMVEDEANVLSMNREYLEHEGYEVASASSVAQARFLLEEHAPDLILLDVMLPDGLGWDFCAELRKKTNAPIIYLTSRDENESVVKGLLQGGDDYVTKPYDMSVLGARVAAQLRRAGLTAQRLLEFPPLAIDTLTGEVTLSGRPVSLTKKELQLLTCFVRFPGQRLSCEEIYRRAWGEGSADASRTITVHITNLRKKLGMDGGGWFEIRSSGKEGYIFSKVRY, via the coding sequence TTGAAACGGGCGAAAATACTGATGGTCGAAGATGAGGCGAATGTGCTCTCCATGAACCGGGAGTATCTGGAGCACGAGGGCTATGAGGTGGCGAGCGCGTCCTCGGTGGCACAGGCGCGTTTCCTCCTGGAGGAGCACGCGCCGGACCTGATTCTGCTGGATGTCATGCTGCCCGACGGCCTTGGTTGGGATTTCTGCGCGGAGCTGCGCAAAAAAACAAACGCCCCCATCATCTACCTGACTAGCAGGGATGAAAATGAGAGCGTTGTAAAGGGGCTATTGCAGGGTGGGGACGATTACGTCACCAAGCCCTATGATATGAGCGTGTTGGGCGCAAGAGTGGCCGCGCAGCTGCGTCGGGCGGGCCTCACGGCGCAGCGGCTGCTTGAGTTTCCGCCTCTCGCCATCGACACCCTGACCGGAGAAGTGACCTTATCGGGCAGGCCGGTGAGCCTGACAAAAAAGGAACTGCAGCTCCTCACCTGCTTTGTCCGGTTCCCCGGACAGAGGCTCAGCTGTGAGGAGATCTACCGCCGTGCGTGGGGGGAAGGCTCCGCCGACGCCTCCCGGACCATTACCGTGCATATCACCAACCTGCGAAAAAAGCTGGGTATGGATGGCGGCGGCTGGTTTGAGATCCGCAGCAGCGGGAAGGAAGGATATATCTTCAGTAAGGTGCGGTACTGA
- a CDS encoding Histidine kinase,7TM-containing protein possibly involved in signal transduction,histidine kinase: MLFLLLAAFLTVFALMLLFRLPKRPGSVTVIGQDGVYDLTAVIDSGAPIIHLAPDHTYYPNTYLTPENADAAIPERTDQLNKLHVQYLTQRFVLKLPDNSDTYSLTFELSGRHAMRVYVNGRIAGQTGNLGTTKQSTEVWENNITVTASAVNGKMDILLHSAQFYHAKRGASLAELSLSRPEAGMEPITFDRIKGLLVMGALLSAAIWLLVIYLMLTHTKATLYFALACVSMALRECVQSQAWTYFPIPGNVSFLLEYLSVALLTIFLCLYLKQFALGRFLKSTLYAALAGSGIYGLCVLFGDSIFYTSILKYYQFLLLLCILPGISRLFWKLRRPTWEQTAALYGIAVFFLSAVADILMYLDAFGDAGANLPVSEAAMLVFALAQSFSLYLMNSRVLAEARSAEQKLAAEKAALEGLDRMKTAFLGNVSHELKTPLAVISGYAQNAERQLLESPPDAAGVSGKMQIISSEAKRLGLMVGQILDVTRIEEGGMTVERKVCGADELINTAISSYYPMLNKNGNRLEVRLEADLPDVLADPARISQVLVNLISNAVRFTADGLITVSAREEGGFVSIRVADTGAGISAELLPFVFDRYVTRKKSGGGQDTGTGLGLYICRSIVEAHGGTISVESEEGRGAAFRFTLPIA, encoded by the coding sequence ATGCTCTTTCTTCTGCTGGCGGCATTTCTCACGGTCTTTGCGCTGATGCTGCTCTTCCGGCTGCCGAAGCGCCCCGGCTCTGTCACGGTCATCGGGCAAGACGGCGTGTACGACTTGACCGCGGTTATCGATTCAGGCGCTCCTATTATCCATCTTGCGCCCGACCATACATATTACCCCAATACTTACCTAACACCGGAAAATGCGGATGCGGCGATTCCGGAACGCACAGACCAGCTCAATAAACTCCACGTCCAATACCTTACCCAGCGATTTGTTCTGAAGCTTCCCGACAACAGCGATACCTACAGCCTTACGTTTGAGCTGTCAGGCCGCCACGCCATGCGGGTCTACGTGAACGGCAGAATCGCCGGGCAAACCGGCAATCTCGGAACCACAAAGCAGAGCACGGAGGTCTGGGAGAACAATATCACCGTGACCGCCTCCGCTGTCAACGGCAAAATGGACATTCTTCTCCACAGCGCGCAGTTTTACCACGCGAAGAGGGGCGCGTCCCTTGCGGAGCTGAGTCTGAGCAGGCCGGAGGCGGGAATGGAGCCCATTACTTTCGACCGCATTAAGGGCCTGCTGGTCATGGGTGCGCTTTTGAGCGCGGCCATCTGGCTGCTGGTCATCTATCTGATGCTGACGCATACAAAAGCGACTTTGTATTTTGCGCTGGCCTGCGTTTCCATGGCCCTGCGGGAGTGCGTGCAGAGTCAGGCGTGGACTTATTTCCCCATCCCCGGCAACGTCTCCTTCCTGCTGGAATATTTAAGCGTGGCGCTGCTGACGATCTTCCTATGCCTGTATCTCAAACAATTCGCGCTGGGAAGATTTTTGAAAAGTACGCTGTACGCCGCCCTGGCCGGCTCCGGCATCTATGGCCTGTGCGTGCTGTTTGGGGACTCTATCTTCTATACCTCGATCCTGAAGTATTATCAGTTTCTGCTCCTTTTGTGCATCCTCCCCGGCATTTCGCGCCTATTCTGGAAGCTGCGCCGCCCGACCTGGGAACAGACCGCGGCCCTGTACGGCATCGCGGTGTTCTTTCTCTCCGCTGTGGCGGATATTCTCATGTACCTCGACGCCTTCGGCGATGCAGGGGCAAATCTGCCGGTCAGCGAGGCTGCTATGCTGGTGTTCGCGTTGGCGCAGTCCTTCTCGCTGTACCTCATGAACAGCCGGGTGCTGGCCGAAGCCAGAAGCGCGGAACAGAAACTGGCGGCGGAAAAGGCCGCCCTGGAAGGCCTTGACCGAATGAAGACCGCGTTTCTCGGCAATGTGTCCCACGAGCTGAAGACGCCGCTGGCGGTGATCTCCGGCTACGCGCAGAATGCCGAGCGGCAGCTCCTGGAGTCGCCGCCCGACGCCGCCGGGGTTTCGGGGAAAATGCAGATCATCTCCTCTGAGGCCAAGCGGCTGGGGCTTATGGTCGGCCAGATCCTCGACGTAACCCGTATTGAAGAAGGCGGCATGACGGTAGAGCGGAAGGTGTGCGGCGCTGACGAGCTCATCAACACGGCCATTTCCTCTTATTATCCCATGTTGAACAAGAACGGTAACCGGCTGGAGGTACGCCTCGAGGCAGACCTGCCCGACGTGCTCGCCGACCCCGCCCGCATTTCCCAGGTGCTGGTCAACCTGATCTCAAACGCCGTCCGTTTCACGGCGGACGGCCTAATCACCGTGTCCGCAAGAGAGGAAGGCGGTTTCGTGTCCATCCGAGTGGCCGATACCGGAGCGGGTATTAGCGCCGAACTGCTGCCTTTTGTTTTTGACCGGTATGTGACCAGAAAAAAATCCGGCGGCGGTCAGGATACCGGCACCGGACTTGGTCTTTATATCTGCAGATCCATCGTGGAGGCACACGGCGGGACGATTTCGGTGGAAAGCGAGGAGGGGCGAGGCGCGGCCTTCCGCTTTACCCTCCCCATTGCGTAA